From Dermacentor albipictus isolate Rhodes 1998 colony unplaced genomic scaffold, USDA_Dalb.pri_finalv2 scaffold_17, whole genome shotgun sequence, one genomic window encodes:
- the LOC139052043 gene encoding zinc finger Ran-binding domain-containing protein 2-like, whose translation MDEEPAKKGAAPPQTRTRTTKRQPPAADDGGSLSTEAPTAKRARGRAAKVPPSPKTRTRSAKTATPKPVVTTATRNARKADDAVPPGANVYVPTTSKERKSRRVSRKTRSRSSSRSDAQTAASGAPKRRHRSRSYSHGGSTHHAKRGRSHRRSRHSSRSGDSGHKRKGRRRGGSTTSSQSSRGTKRGRRKTRRRHSKSSTSAASTRSGGRRRRHARSTRSSSSRGGKRGNSRKTVSSFSSRSRRVKGTAGKAAKRGKRK comes from the coding sequence ATGGATGAGGAGCCCGCCAAAAAGGGAGCGGCCCCGCCCCAGACCAGGACCAGGACGACGAAGCGGCAACCGCCTGCTGCCGACGATGGCGGCAGTCTTTCTACTGAGGCACCCACTGCCAAGCGAGCACGCGGAAGGGCCGCCAAAGTTCCACCGTCACCAAAAACGAGAACCCGGTCAGCGAAGACGGCAACGCCAAAACCAGTCGTCACCACGGCTACCAGAAATGCGAGAAAGGCCGATGATGCAGTGCCACCCGGCGCCAACGTCTATGTCCCGACCACCAGCAAGGAACGCAAGTCGCGCAGGGTGAGCCGGAAGACGCGCTCGAGGAGCTCCTCCCGGAGCGATGCTCAAACTGCTGCGTCCGGGGCTCCGAAGCGTCGGCACCGCTCGCGGAGTTACTCCCATGGCGGCAGCACTCATCACGCAAAGAGGGGCAGGAGCCACAGGAGATCAAGGCACTCGTCTCGCAGTGGTGACAGTGGCCACAAGCGGAAGGGCAGACGCCGTGGAGGGTCGACCACCTCCTCACAGAGCAGCCGCGGAACTAAGAGGGGCCGCAGGAAGACCCGCCGCCGCCATTCCAAGAGCAGCACCTCTGCTGCGAGTACCAGGAGTGGCGGGAGACGGCGCCGTCACGCCCGTAGTACGCGTTCGTCGTCAAGCCGCGGAGGAAAGCGGGGCAACTCGCGGAAGACGGTGAGCAGCTTCTCGTCCAGGTCTCGTCGGGTCAAGGGGACCGCTGGCAAGGCTGCCAAAAGAGGCAAGCGCAAGTAA